Proteins encoded within one genomic window of Gadus macrocephalus chromosome 18, ASM3116895v1:
- the LOC132446502 gene encoding G protein-activated inward rectifier potassium channel 1-like: MSTIRRKFAEDYRVVHTDQGVHTDQVVQTDQGAPLSKPARRKRQRLVEKNGRCNVQHGNLGGESGRYISDLFTTLVDLKWRWNLLIFILTYTVAWLVMASMWWVIALIRGDLRPGGHDASHTPCVANVYNFPSAFLFFIETEATIGYGYRYITEKCPEGIVLFLFQSLLGSVVDAFLIGCMFIKMSQPNKRAKTLMFSRTAVLSRRDGRLCLMFRVGNLRDSHMVSAQIRCKLIKVKLQ, translated from the coding sequence ATGTCTACGATTCGAAGGAAGTTTGCCGAGGACTACCGGGTGGTCCACACCGACCAGGGGGTCCATACCGACCAGGTGGTCCAAACCGACCAGGGCGCCCCTCTCTCCAAGCCCGCCAGGCGGAAGAGGCAGCGGCTCGTGGAGAAGAACGGCCGCTGCAACGTGCAACACGGTAACCTGGGAGGGGAGAGCGGCCGCTATATCTCCGACCTCTTCACCACCCTGGTGGACCTCAAGTGGCGCTGGAATCTGCTAATCTTCATCCTGACCTACACGGTGGCCTGGCTGGTCATGGCCTCCATGTGGTGGGTCATTGCCCTCATCCGCGGCGACCTCCGGCCGGGCGGCCACGATGCGTCCCACACGCCGTGCGTCGCCAACGTGTACAACTTCCCGTCCGCCTTCCTGTTCTTCATCGAGACCGAGGCCACCATCGGCTACGGCTACCGGTACATCACCGAGAAGTGCCCCGAGGGCATCGTCCTGTTCCTCTTCCAGTCGCTGCTGGGCTCCGTGGTGGACGCCTTCCTCATCGGCTGCATGTTCATCAAGATGTCGCAGCCCAATAAGCGCGCCAAGACGCTGATGTTCAGCCGCACCGCCGTGCTCTCCCGGCGGGACGGTCGGCTGTGCCTCATGTTCCGGGTGGGGAACCTCAGGGACAGCCACATGGTGTCAGCACAGATCCGCTGCAAACTTATCAAGGTAAAGTTACAGTGA